ACAAGTCCGGATAGGAGGAACGCGGGTGACTGAGGCGACGCCTTGAGCACCCCATACCCGGGCACCCGAAAGGGATGACATGCCTGCAGCGCACGCACTCTCACCACAGGTGATCGAGGCAGCAATGCGTCGTGGGCTTGCGCTTGCCGAGCGCGGCCCCGAGCGGGACGAGAACCCACAGGTTGGCTGCGTCATCCTCGACGACGCTGGCGCAACCGTTGCTGAGGGCTGGCATGAGGGAGCTGGCACCCCACACGCGGAGGTTATGGCGCTCGCATCGCTCCCCCATGACATCGACGCTGCTCGGCTGACAGCGGTCGTCACGCTCGAACCGTGCAATCACACGGGTCGTACGGGCCCGTGCGCTGAGGCGCTGCTTGCGCGCGGCATTGGAGCCGTCGCATTCGGGCTGTCTGACCCCGGGGCGGCGTCGAGCGGGGGCGGCGAGACGCTCCGCGCTGCCGGTGTCGCCGTCACCGGTGGTGTGCTCGCGGCAGAGGTCGGCGCATTCCTCGCTCCCTGGCTCGCACGGCAGGCGGGAGTGAACGATGACCGCTAGACCCACAGTGACCGTGAAGTGGGCGCAAACGATCGACGGCCGCGCAGCCGCCGCCGACGGCACAAGCCAGTGGATCAGTGGCCCAGCCGCCCGCGCCGACGTCCACGCGCGCCGTGCCGCGGCGGACGCGATCCTCATCGGCACAGGCACACTCCTCGCCGATGACCCGTCGCTCACGGCCCGAACACCAACCGGTGACTTGCTCGTCGAAGCCGCTGACCAACCGATTCCGGTCGTTGTCGGCGCGCGCGAGATTCCCTCTGGCGCGAAGGTGCTGCGCCACCCGGCGCTCGCTTCGAGCGGGTCGCTCCCCATTCGGCTCGCGGGTGCAGACCTTGCCGCCGACCTCGCGACGCTTCACGAGCGCGGGATCCGCTCCCTCTTCGTTGAGGGCGGACCGCATATCGTGAGCTCCCTACTCAGGCTCGGCCTCGTCGACGAACTGCTCATCTACGTCGCCCCCGCGCTGCTTGGCGGGCCACGGCTCGCGGTGAGCGACCTCGGCATCGACACGATGGCAGGCATCGCCAGGCTCTCGTTTTCGAGCGTCGAGCGCCTGGGTCCAGACCTCTTGATTGTTGCAACGCCCGAACCGAAGGAGACCCGCTAGTGTTCACCGGACTTATCGAAGAGATCGGCGAGATCGTCGCCATCGAGCCACTCGGCGACTCCCTCAGGCTCACAGTCGCTGGCCCGCTCGTCACGAGCGACGCAACCCACGGGGCCTCTATCGCCGTCTCTGGTGTCTGCCTGACGGTCATCGAACAGGGCGCGGACGAGACGGGCCGCGGCACTTTCAGCGCCGACGTCATGGCGCAGTCGATCAAGATGTCGACGCTCGGAGACCTCAGCGTCGGCAGCAAGGTCAACCTTGAGCGCGCGGCACGCCTCGATACCCGGCTCGGCGGCCACATCGTTCAGGGGCATGTTGACGGCACCGCGACGCTGCTCACCGTCGCAGACGGCGACGCCTGGCGTACGCTCCGTTTCGCGCTCTCCCGCGACCTCGCCCCGCTGCTCGTCGACAAGGGATCAGTGACGCTTTCAGGTACCTCACTCACGGTGTCGGCGATCTCGCCGGCAGCAGAGACTGAGCAGTGGTTCGAGGTCTCACTCATTCCCGAGACGCTCGAAGCGACAACACTCGGCGCGCTCAGCCCAGGCGATCGCGTCAACGTCGAAACCGATCTCATTGCCCGCCACGTCGAGCGCATGCTCAGCTTCACGCCGCAGGCGTAGCAAGCTGCTCCCACGATTCACACACACGCTAAAGGACATCGAATGACTACTGAACGTACCGAGGGTATCGCCTCGATCGACGAGGCCATCGCCGCGATCAAGGCCGGCCGCCCGGTCATCGTCGCAGACAACGAGAACCGTGAGAACGAGGGCGACGTGATCATCTCGGCCGAGCTCGCCTCAGCCGAGTGGATCGCGTGGACCGTGCACCGCTCGTCGGGGCTGCTCTGCGCCCCAATGACGAACGAGATCGCCGACAAGCTCGACCTCCCCATGATGGTTGAGCGCAACGAAGACGTGCGCGGCACTGCGTACACAGTCACCGTTGATGCAGCGCATGGCGTCACCACCGGCATCAGCGCGAGCGACCGCGCGACGACAGCGCGCGTACTTGCAAACCCCGACGCTGTTCCGACAGACGTGAATCGGCCCGGCCACATCCTGCCGCTCCGCGCCGTCGACGGCGGCGTGCGCGCCCGCGATGGCCACACTGAGGCCGCCGTGGAGCTCATGCGGCTCGCTGGGCTGCGCGAGGTAGCGATCATCGCCGAGATCGTCGCCGACGACGGTGAGATGATGCGTCTGCCGGGCCTCATCGAGCTTGGCGGCGCTGAAGGCGTTCCAGTCATCACGATCGAGCAGCTCATCGCGTACCTCAACGAGCACGACCCTGCAGGCACGCCCGCGGTGCAGGGACACTCGCGCCGCGTGAGCCTCCGGGCAGACACCCTGCTTCCCACCGAGCACGGAGACTTCCGCGCCCTCGCGTACCGTGACCGCCGTGCCGGGGTCGACCACGTCGCGCTCGTCGCTGCTGGACCAGACGGTGCGATGCCAGGCAAGGGCGCACTTGTCCGCGTTCACTCCGAGTGCATCACTGGTGAGGCATTCGGATCGCTCAAGTGCGAGTGCGGGCCGCAGCTCGACGCTGCGCTCGATCTCATTCACGAGCGCGGGGGCGTCGTCGTGTACCTCCGTGGCCAGGAGGGACGCGGGATCGGGCTCGCAAACAAGCTTCGCGCCTACCAGCTGCAGGAGAGCGGCGTCGACACTCTCGACGCGAACCTGCAGCTCGGACTCCCAGCTGACGCGCGCGACTACACGGCAGCTGCCGAGATCCTTTCCGACCTCGGCATCAGCGACGTGCGGCTGCTCACGAACAATCCCGATAAGGTTGCCCAGCTTGAGGCACACGGGCTTGCAGTGGCCGACAGGGTGCCGCTGTTCGTCGGAGTGACCGACGAGAACCGAGGCTACCTGCAGGCCAAGCGTGACCGAATGGGACACGCGCTGCCTGCGGGCGAACTCTAAACCGGCGCATTCGATACGCACGATCCACACGAGTTAAGAACAGAGGACACCAGAAATGAGTGGAGCAGGAGCCCCAACGCTCGCCGTCGACGCGACAGGGATGCGCGTCGCAATCATCGCAGGAAGCTGGCACACGGAGATCATGACAGGTCTCATCGCTGGCGCAGAGGCGTCAGTTGCCGCTTCGGGCGCCACGCACTCGCTCTTCAGGGTCGCGGGCGCGTTTGAATTGCCCGCAGCCGCTCAGGCAGCGCTCACTCCGGTGGCGCAGGGGGGCGGCGGGTTCGACGCGGCAGTCTGCCTCGGCGTCATCATTCGCGGCGGCACACCGCACTTCGAGTACGTCTCGAGCGCCGTGACCGACGGACTCACTCGCGTGCAGCTCGACACGAGCCGCCCCGTTGGCTTCGGCGTTCTCACGACAGACAATGAGCAGCAGGCGCTCGATCGTTCGGGCCTGCCAGGCTCCATCGAGTCGAAGGGTGTTGAGGCAGCCGAGGCTGCCCTGCACCTCGCTGACGCGATGCGGACGATCCGTGAGGCCGGCGCGGCCGCCTAGTCGCTTGCACCGAGCCAGGTGCGCGCTGCTCCGGGAGACCCCGGCTTCCCTGCAGCAGGGAAGCCGGGGTTTTGCGTCGTGGGCGCGTTCTGGCGGGGACAACTCCGCGACTTTCTCACAGCGCCCATGCACCACCGCTGGATAGAGTGAACGGGTGCCAGAATCTAACGCGCGACAGTCTGCTCAGCCAACCGACACCGTCTCGTCGGAGGCTCCCGGAGAGGCTCGCACGAGCGGGAAACGTCGCGGGCGCAGCGCACAGGCAAAGGGGCCTCGCGCATCGTTCAAGCAGCTCCTGCCGTACCTCTTCGAGCAGCGAGGCCTCCTCGCCTTCATCATCGCACTGAGCCTCGTGAGCGCGCTCGTATCGCTCTCTCAGCCACTCCTCGTCGGCCAGGTTATCGAGCGTGTCCAAGACTCTCGGCCGCTTGGCGTGCTCGTCGGCGTGCTTGTCGCCGTCGTCATCGTTGGCGCGCTACTCGACGGCTACCAGCACTACTTACTGCAGCGTATGGGCGAGGGAGTCGTGCTCCGCTCGCGGCGCAGGCTCATCGCGAAGATCCTGCACCTGCCGATCTCGGAGTTTGATCGCCGACGCACGGGCGACCTCGTGTCACGTGTCGGGTCAGACACGACACTTCTTCGAGCCGTGCTCACGCAGGGCCTTGTCGAAGCCGTCGGCGGCTCATTGCTCTTCGTGGGCGCGCTCATCGGCATGCTCGTCATCGATCCAGTGCTGTTCCTCATCACCTTCGGCATCATCGGGGTATCGCTCGTTGTCGTCGTCGCGCTTTCGAGCCGCATCCGGCCCGCGGTCGCGCAGGCGCAGGAGAAGGTGGGCGACCTCGCCGCGTCGGTCGACCGCGCGATCGGGTCGATGCGCACAATTCGTGCGGCGGGCGCCGCAGACCGCGAGCAGGTCGCAATCGTGCAGCAGGCGGAGGAGGCGTACGGCTTCGGCCTCAAGATCGCCCGGATCTCAGCTCTCATTGTTCCGATCTCGTTCATCGCGCTGCAGGTGTCGCTCCTCTCAGTGCTCGGCTTCGGCGGGTACCGCGTCGCATCTGGCGCAATCGAGATCAGCCAGCTCGTGACGTTCATCATCTTCCTCTTCATGATGGTGACCCCGCTGGGGCAGGCGTTCGGCGCCTTCTCCGCTGTGAACCAGGCGCTCGGCGCGCTCGGCCGCATCCAAGAGATCGACTCGCTCACTACAGAGACCGCAGGCGACGCCGACCTCTCCCCCTCAGGTGACCTCCTGCCCCTCGCAGAATCGCGGAGTGACGCGGCGCCGGCTATCCGGTTTGAGAACGTACGGTTCACGTATCGATCGGCTGCGCCCGACAGGGTCGACGCACGCGAGCTCGTGCGGAGACGCTCTGGCCGCGACGCCGCCGCGGTTCCCGCCGAGATTGTTGAGACGCCGGTGCTCCACGGGGTGTCATTCGATGTTCCACGTGGCACACGTGTCGCACTCGTCGGGCCATCGGGCGCAGGTAAGTCGACAGTGCTCGGGCTGATCGAGCGCTTCTACGATCCTGACTCGGGCGCCATCGAGCTGTTTGGCGTCGACCTGCGTTCGCTCGACCGCGGAGAGCTTCGTTCACAGCTCGGCTACGTCGAACAAGATGCGCCCGTGCTCGCCGGCACCCTCAGAGACAACCTCCTCCTCGCCTCCCCCACAGCGAGCGACGCCGCCTGTGAACGCGTGCTCAGGGCTGTCAATCTTGGTGGTCTTCTCGACCGGTCGGCAGCGACCGGTGGCCTCGAGAGCGGCCTCGACGCGCAGGTCGGCGAAAACGGCCTCATGCTCTCGGGCGGCGAGAAGCAGCGACTCGCGATTGCACGCGCACTGCTCACTGCCCCGCCGATCCTGCTGCTCGATGAATCAACTGCGTCGCTTGACGGAGTCAACGAGCGTCTGATGCGCGAGGCGCTCGACTCCGTTGCGACCGGCAGAACACTCGTCGTCATCGCGCATAGACTCTCGACAGTTGTCGACTCAGACAAGATCATCGTCGTGAACGATGGCGTCGTCATTGGTGAAGGCACACACGCCGAACTTGTCGCATCAGTGCCGCTGTACCGCGAGCTCGCCCAGCATCAGCTGCTGGTACCGAGGGGCCCAGAAGGTCCAACGAAGTAGCTGGCAGGTCCTTTCCCCGGCAGCCGTGTGTCATGTCACGTACCACGCGCCAAAACTGGGGATAATCGTCTGAGATTGCCCAGACGAGGACGTACAGATGGACGCTGCAGAGCTCACCGCACGGATCAAAGATCTCATCACGCTCGCCCGCGGCGACGGCGGCACACACGAGGGCGGGGATATCGGGCGCCCGGTGAGCTCACGCGACGAGGGAACCGCGCTCTTCTCTTCGCTGCAGCTCAACGCGCGCGAATCAGTGAGCGCCCTCGACAACGGAGACTACTGCGGCGACACAAACGGGCAGAGCCCCTCACAAGCAATCGCGCTCTCTGCCGGCATTCGGTACCGCGTGGTGTATTCGACAAGCATCTTCGAGCACGACGCACACCTCGAGGCGACGCTCGACGCCATCGCGCAGGGGGAGGAAGCCCGCGTCTCCGACCTCGTACCCTCCCGGCTAGTCATCCGCGACCGCTGTGAGGCCCTCGTCATCGCGAAAGGCTACCCCAACGTCAGTCCCCTCGGTTTTCACACGACGCACCCGGCGACAGTCGAATACCTGTGCGACCTGTTCGACGCGGTGTGGACCCGCGCTCTTCCGGTCTCGCCACCGCAGCTTGACGCTCAGGCAGCCCTGTCACCCGAGCAAGTCCAGTTGCTCCAGTATCTCGTGCTCGGACGCACGGATGCGAGCATCGCGCGCTCCCTCGGCGTCAGCGAGCGCACTGTGCAACGACAAGTCCAGGCGATCCAACATGCGCTCGGTGCGAAGGGTCGTTTTCACCTTGGTGTCTGTATCGGAGAGTATCTCGCCGGCCACGAGAACGTCCCGGTGCAGCTGGGCGCGGTGCCCGTGATCCCGTAGGCTCACGAGCACCGCGCCCAGTCAGCGGTTCTTAGAAGTGCGCGACAACGCTAACGTTGTCAAACGATTCAGCGCCGTAGAGAGTGACGTAGTTCCACCCCGAGGCTGGCCAATCGAGCACAACCTGCTCGTTGTTGCCCGCATTGGTCGAGCGTCCCTGGTGATTGTTCTGGCTCGCCCAGCCTCCACTGCCGACGTAGAGATCGGCGTTGCCTGTGCCGCCACCAGCAGTGATCGTGAGACGCGGCGTACCCTCGGGAACCCAAACCATGAGGTAGTCAGAGTCGCCCGCGCCGCCCGAGCGCTTCATCCGGCCGCACACCTGGCCGAGCGACCGGGTATCGGGGTCGTCGCAGACGGGGATCTCCCAGGTGTTCTCGCCGCCGGTTCCCGGGCCGGTCTCCTCATCGCCGACGACGGTCACCTTGCGGGTCGCCGATGCCGTCGCACCCTTGTTGTCGGTCACGGTGAGCTTCACCGTGAACTCACCAGCCGCGGCGTAGGTCACGACCGGGCTCTGCTCGGTCGAGGTCTCGCCGTTGCCGAACTCCCACGCCCAGCTTGCGATCGAGCCGTCGGCGTCCGTCGACCCGTCAGTCAGCGTCACCTGCAGGCCTTCAATAGCCGCGGTGAACGCCGCGGTCGGGGGCGTGTTGGTCGTCGGTTGCTCGCCGCCGAGCTCGACCCCGCAGTTGCCAGCGGCACACTCGGCGAGGTACCCGGCGAACTCGGCGTCGTACGACGTGCCGATGCTGTTCTTCAGGTACGCGCGGGCCGCGTTCCAGTCGCCCGAGCGGTAGTGTCCGAGCACGGTCTGCATCTCTGCCGGGTGCTTGTTCAGCATGAAACTCACCGCGAGGTAGCCCCACCGGTAGATGCGGTCGGTGCCGTGGTCGTACGTCGTGTCGAACAGCTCGCTGAGCTTGTACGTGCCTGCGGCCGCAAGATTCTGCGCCTCAGTGTAAGCAAGGCCACGGTAGTGGTACGAGATGTACTCGGCGAAGCCCTCAACCCACCAGATCGTCGGGGTAAGCATGTTCTCGCCGAAGTCACCGTGCATGTTGAAGCGGCCGTCGAGGTAGTGGGTGTACTCGTGGTTGAGGTTCCAGATCGCGAACGCAGGGCGCAGCCACTCGGCTTCGTACGCGATGAATCGCGCCTGGTTGTTCGCCTGTGACGGGTCGCCCTCGAGGTACATGCCACCATTGTTGGTGTCGATGTCGAACAGGGTGCCTGCGTACGACTGGTAGTCGTCGCTCGAGTCGAAGACAACGACTTCGATGTTCGTGTTGATGTCGCCGGGTACCGGGCCCGGGTCCTTCGCGACGGCGTGGAAGTACGCGTCCTGCGCGAGCAGACTGTTGCAGCTCTCGGTGAGCTGGCCCTGCGTCATCTCCTGCGCACGGATGGTGATGCTTGAGCTGCAGACGTGCGTAGCGGGAAGCACGAAGGCCTCGATCTGCTCTTGCAGGTCGCAGATGCCGTAGTAGCTGCAGTTGTCGCGATCGTACCAGTCGGCCA
Above is a window of Leucobacter aridicollis DNA encoding:
- the ribH gene encoding 6,7-dimethyl-8-ribityllumazine synthase, whose translation is MSGAGAPTLAVDATGMRVAIIAGSWHTEIMTGLIAGAEASVAASGATHSLFRVAGAFELPAAAQAALTPVAQGGGGFDAAVCLGVIIRGGTPHFEYVSSAVTDGLTRVQLDTSRPVGFGVLTTDNEQQALDRSGLPGSIESKGVEAAEAALHLADAMRTIREAGAAA
- the ribA gene encoding GTP cyclohydrolase II — translated: MTTERTEGIASIDEAIAAIKAGRPVIVADNENRENEGDVIISAELASAEWIAWTVHRSSGLLCAPMTNEIADKLDLPMMVERNEDVRGTAYTVTVDAAHGVTTGISASDRATTARVLANPDAVPTDVNRPGHILPLRAVDGGVRARDGHTEAAVELMRLAGLREVAIIAEIVADDGEMMRLPGLIELGGAEGVPVITIEQLIAYLNEHDPAGTPAVQGHSRRVSLRADTLLPTEHGDFRALAYRDRRAGVDHVALVAAGPDGAMPGKGALVRVHSECITGEAFGSLKCECGPQLDAALDLIHERGGVVVYLRGQEGRGIGLANKLRAYQLQESGVDTLDANLQLGLPADARDYTAAAEILSDLGISDVRLLTNNPDKVAQLEAHGLAVADRVPLFVGVTDENRGYLQAKRDRMGHALPAGEL
- a CDS encoding helix-turn-helix transcriptional regulator — protein: MDAAELTARIKDLITLARGDGGTHEGGDIGRPVSSRDEGTALFSSLQLNARESVSALDNGDYCGDTNGQSPSQAIALSAGIRYRVVYSTSIFEHDAHLEATLDAIAQGEEARVSDLVPSRLVIRDRCEALVIAKGYPNVSPLGFHTTHPATVEYLCDLFDAVWTRALPVSPPQLDAQAALSPEQVQLLQYLVLGRTDASIARSLGVSERTVQRQVQAIQHALGAKGRFHLGVCIGEYLAGHENVPVQLGAVPVIP
- a CDS encoding riboflavin synthase is translated as MFTGLIEEIGEIVAIEPLGDSLRLTVAGPLVTSDATHGASIAVSGVCLTVIEQGADETGRGTFSADVMAQSIKMSTLGDLSVGSKVNLERAARLDTRLGGHIVQGHVDGTATLLTVADGDAWRTLRFALSRDLAPLLVDKGSVTLSGTSLTVSAISPAAETEQWFEVSLIPETLEATTLGALSPGDRVNVETDLIARHVERMLSFTPQA
- a CDS encoding ABC transporter ATP-binding protein — translated: MPESNARQSAQPTDTVSSEAPGEARTSGKRRGRSAQAKGPRASFKQLLPYLFEQRGLLAFIIALSLVSALVSLSQPLLVGQVIERVQDSRPLGVLVGVLVAVVIVGALLDGYQHYLLQRMGEGVVLRSRRRLIAKILHLPISEFDRRRTGDLVSRVGSDTTLLRAVLTQGLVEAVGGSLLFVGALIGMLVIDPVLFLITFGIIGVSLVVVVALSSRIRPAVAQAQEKVGDLAASVDRAIGSMRTIRAAGAADREQVAIVQQAEEAYGFGLKIARISALIVPISFIALQVSLLSVLGFGGYRVASGAIEISQLVTFIIFLFMMVTPLGQAFGAFSAVNQALGALGRIQEIDSLTTETAGDADLSPSGDLLPLAESRSDAAPAIRFENVRFTYRSAAPDRVDARELVRRRSGRDAAAVPAEIVETPVLHGVSFDVPRGTRVALVGPSGAGKSTVLGLIERFYDPDSGAIELFGVDLRSLDRGELRSQLGYVEQDAPVLAGTLRDNLLLASPTASDAACERVLRAVNLGGLLDRSAATGGLESGLDAQVGENGLMLSGGEKQRLAIARALLTAPPILLLDESTASLDGVNERLMREALDSVATGRTLVVIAHRLSTVVDSDKIIVVNDGVVIGEGTHAELVASVPLYRELAQHQLLVPRGPEGPTK
- a CDS encoding collagenase; the protein is MTARTMRRGATMLLGIAVCAGLAFTAPAAALGTTGEAEVPADETAPAYISGLLNPNSDGEDSALPPLSANTEALRVEATDELEAPKRPSMQAGSEKQRAQGARAAKAECTKADFAAASGRALTDLIAASSTDCINTLFSVTGSQAAQVFSEAKMVSAANALRTISETYPGNNSTSAAQFVLFLRAGYYVQYYNSASVPAYGNALRTAMTGALDTFFANPHSKDVSDANGETLSEAVTLIDSAELNDRYLFVVKHLLTDYNASYDSSWWMLNAVNASYTVLFRGHQVPAFVSAVAADPSILQTLRNFTVTNAGLLQTPRAYLVTNAGRELGRFLGDPQVKAAAKPHVKAILDENTLEGSGSALWVAVATMADWYDRDNCSYYGICDLQEQIEAFVLPATHVCSSSITIRAQEMTQGQLTESCNSLLAQDAYFHAVAKDPGPVPGDINTNIEVVVFDSSDDYQSYAGTLFDIDTNNGGMYLEGDPSQANNQARFIAYEAEWLRPAFAIWNLNHEYTHYLDGRFNMHGDFGENMLTPTIWWVEGFAEYISYHYRGLAYTEAQNLAAAGTYKLSELFDTTYDHGTDRIYRWGYLAVSFMLNKHPAEMQTVLGHYRSGDWNAARAYLKNSIGTSYDAEFAGYLAECAAGNCGVELGGEQPTTNTPPTAAFTAAIEGLQVTLTDGSTDADGSIASWAWEFGNGETSTEQSPVVTYAAAGEFTVKLTVTDNKGATASATRKVTVVGDEETGPGTGGENTWEIPVCDDPDTRSLGQVCGRMKRSGGAGDSDYLMVWVPEGTPRLTITAGGGTGNADLYVGSGGWASQNNHQGRSTNAGNNEQVVLDWPASGWNYVTLYGAESFDNVSVVAHF